The Cydia pomonella isolate Wapato2018A chromosome 20, ilCydPomo1, whole genome shotgun sequence genome contains a region encoding:
- the LOC133528918 gene encoding uncharacterized protein LOC133528918: MTKKTKNENATIYYNKESLYSYDAINNVILMKPLHQMAWNKNIQLFYYLSMPRPKPIILTRRQYNKLKRRIYSSLIAKHNTYLAKDFYNDRRLHNLPDHTLEIVRANTKNQILHYDKDSQTENVLMNQICATVSDVNTYTIGKSNCGDAGSTDIGNSKMSSSSNTFENSRNTICSQKVINVNNYHIMHNTLRTIYIARNHIKPNNERVKQDHVMKTESVKDIEYRKMAIRKQRVRFSSSHSANYLSRTENVNKMDSCSIQTIFKCQRKSLTPNLGTSACTLSNSSENIDSRFKFFEDSIQDKPKKPFLKRLISCLVFKTSPVSQTKHPRGLLDGGSPNNSFDSYYISTSLGAIEMSSSLYETSASFYSDHTVPGTKIKRGFLSSVRGLLTRKC, encoded by the exons ATGACAAAGAAAACGAAGAACGAAAATGCCACCATATATTACAATAAAGAATCTTTATACTCGTATGATGCTATTAACAATGTTATATTAATGAAGCCTCTTCATCAAATGGCATGGAATAAGAATATCCAACTGTTTTATTATTTGAGCATGCCCAGACCAAAACCAATAATTTTAACACGTCGtcaatacaataaattaaaaagaagaATTTATAGCAGTCTCATCGCAAAACATAATACGTATCTTGCAAAAGATTTCTACAATGATCGTAGACTTCATAACTTGCCTGATCATACGCTAGAAATAGTTAGAGCTAATACAAAAAACCAAATTCTGCATTACGACAAGGACTCCCAGACCGAAAACGTCCTAATGAATCAAATATGTGCTACGGTATCGGATGTAAATACATACACAATTGGTAAATCAAACTGTGGAGATGCTGGCTCTACGGACATCGGAAATTCAAAAATGAGTTCAAGTtcaaatacttttgaaaattcTAGAAATACCATTTGCTCTCAGAAAGTAATAAATGTCAATAATTACCATATTATGCATAATACTCTAAGAACGATTTACATAGCCAGGAACCATATAAAACCGAACAACGAACGAGTTAAACAAGATCACGTTATGAAAACTGAGTCGGTTAAAGATATTGAATATAGAAAGATGGCTATTAGAAAACAGAGGGTAAGATTTTCGTCTTCGCACTCGGCAAATTATCTTTCAAGGACTGAAAACGTTAATAAAATGGATTCATGCTCTATTCAAACCATTTTTAAAT GTCAAAGAAAATCCCTAACACCAAATCTCGGCACCTCGGCTTGTACACTGAGCAACAGCAGCGAAAATATTGATTctagatttaaattttttgagGATTCAATTCAAGACAAGCCCAAGAAACCGTTTCTGAAAAGACTAATTTCCTGCTTGGTCTTCAAGACCTCACCGGTGTCACAGACCAAACACCCACGAGGTCTGCTTGATGGCGGGAGTCCGAATAATTCTTTTGACTCTTATTATATCAGTACTTCGCTTGGT GCTATAGAGATGAGTTCGTCCTTGTACGAAACGAGTGCTTCGTTCTACAGCGACCACACTGTACCTGGCACCAAGATCAAACGTGGATTCCTCAGTTCGGTTCGGGGCTTGCTCACTCGCAAGTGTTAA
- the LOC133528917 gene encoding uncharacterized protein LOC133528917 isoform X1 produces MDNFDLATGVLDSWDLLYPISDTYTNRKKRSVKVSNPNLLSSSASLFLKETTYTPVFNSISAGYYPVFGGFYTSYLSEYHRPLIQVTVCPKSSKAVANAHERRKRHKKKTADYSDHSISAKKVYIVVPGKNKDQIGFIETTNAGIYKEISDNKLLSECMIKSYLKDMNKTRKKRSDKTKETENPLQTIPECSPGCAYMNMNKTKNPSPNRSGSASPVRLSYTTGTKPESTIITKTTTLSQKQISKSPDRNSLKNDEARTKSPVRSNQQKTRINIYQSDKTKQNNETPPDRYSVIGKRSIESVISEEKRKSPERYDMSGVDTSRPGRIRITGRLGLTEDDKCVLKCDATLNDKPIPTQFQGADCAMLPLCYEACNEELRSPRKQRDAKVQAKESPMGAHFYAHAATGKESQATQVDFQLIYSTATSRTEDSRRGKVMQKCACVNTVDNSRDIYDKKEDAGIALKKHHSPLIVISVYSKNNESSENSGDTKLALMNTKDKKKDIKKNGRSRSPSPAKNSKKIVEKKSEGRVNASTSKKTVRETARKVTRSKLNQTQSRSTVRTTSTKTKIESRTTKSRSPKAQKTPPQSSRSNSPPITEEANVPEQLKRALIDDFTKTYTEHVNQRNTHFDIPLQTKHNVSNITIDIEGDSEYYNVKLGQDAGKLNTELTVRKPSRRPRAGENTMPTMGETDTTSLENFLYMPENEHRKRSFSQTLMFDGTDLTMGGENDEGNALNVKDSIEISHRRETKASVIDDYREKNDLLNEVDSKHLAQTKHFQGDDCSIPNPITRDREIQKLLGIDKGVGKYKTKPSQ; encoded by the exons ATGGATAATTTCGACCTAGCTACTGGAGTTCTAG ATTCTTGGGATTTGCTTTATCCTATTTCGGATACATACACAAACCGAAAGAAAAGAAGTGTAAAAGTTAGCAATCCAAATTTGCTTTCATCCTCTGCGTcactttttttaaaggaaactacGTATACTCCA GTGTTTAACAGCATATCGGCAGGCTATTACCCAGTGTTTGGTGGCTTTTACACAAGTTATCTCTCAGAATATCATAGGCCTCTCATCCAAGTGACTGTATGTCCAAAATCATCAAAAGCGGTCGCCAACGCCCACGAGAGACGAAAGCGACATAAAAAGAAAACCGCTGACTACTCCGACCATTCCATTTCTGCAAAAAAGGTTTACATCGTTGTACCAGGAAAAAATAAAGATCAAATCGGTTTCATTGAAACTACAAATGCTGGGATCTATAAGGAAATAAGCGATAATAAGTTATTATCGGAATGCATGATAAAGAGCTATTTAAAAGATATGAATAAAACGAGGAAAAAGCGCTCGGACAAGACAAAGGAGACAGAAAATCCATTACAAACTATTCCAGAATGTAGCCCTGGTTGCGCTTATATGAACATGAACAAGACCAAAAATCCATCACCGAATAGGTCAGGTTCCGCATCCCCTGTTAGATTAAGTTACACAACTGGCACGAAACCCGAATCAACCATAATCACTAAGACAACGACTTTGTCTCAAAAACAAATATCGAAATCGCCTGATAGAAACAGTTTGAAGAATGACGAAGCGAGAACAAAATCGCCTGTTCGCTCAAATCAACAAAAGACAAGGATTAACATTTATCAGTCAGATAAAacgaaacaaaataatgaaactcCACCGGACAGATATAGCGTTATCGGCAAGCGTTCGATTGAATCGGTAATTAGTGAAGAAAAGCGAAAGTCACCAGAGAGATACGATATGAGTGGCGTGGATACGAGTCGCCCTGGTCGGATAAGGATTACAGGGCGCCTCGGACTTACTGAAGATGACAAATGCGTCCTAAAATGTGATGCTACTCTTAATGACAAGCCGA ttccaACGCAATTTCAAGGGGCAGATTGCGCTATGCTACCGCTGTGTTACGAAGCTTGTAACGAAGAACTTAG GTCTCCCAGAAAACAGCGTGACGCTAAAGTACAAGCAAAAGAAAGTCCTATGGGAGCCCACTTTTATGCACATGCAGCCACAGG GAAAGAATCTCAAGCAACGCAAGTCGATTTTCAATTGATATACTCAACAGCTACAAGCCGAACAGAAGACTCCAGGCGTGGTAAAGTAATGCAAAAATGTGCTTGCGTAAACACCGTCGATAATTCTAGGGACATATATGATAAAAAAGAAGATGCAGGCATTGCACTCAAGAAACATCATAGTCCTCTTATTGTTATATCTgtttattctaaaaataatgaatcaaGTGAAAATAGCGGTGATACAAAACTCGCACTCATGAACACTaaggataaaaaaaaagatataaaaaaaaatggacgcAGTCGATCTCCTTCGCCAGcaaaaaacagcaaaaaaataGTTGAAAAGAAATCTGAGGGTCGCGTTAATGCATCCACCTCTAAAAAAACTGTCCGTGAAACAGCTAGAAAAGTAACCAGGTCAAAACTTAATCAAACTCAAAGTCGAAGTACTGTCCGAACAACAAGTACCAAAACTAAGATCGAGAGCAGAACTACCAAAAGCAGGTCCCCTAAAGCTCAAAAAACTCCACCACAAAGTAGTCGATCAAATAGCCCTCCAATTACAGAAGAAGCTAATGTTCCTGAACAGCTGAAAAGGGCTTTAATAGACGATTTTACTAAGACTTATACTGAACATGTTAATCAAAGAAATACACATTTTGATATACCACTGCAAACGAAACACAATGTTTCTAATATTACCATTGATATAGAAGGCGATAGTGAATACTACAATGTTAAGCTGGGACAAGATGCTGGGAAGCTGAACACAGAGCTGACCGTTCGCAAGCCGTCTAGAAGACCTCGGGCAGGTGAAAATACTATGCCCACTATGGGAGAGACAGATACCACATCGTTAGAAAACTTTTTATACATGCCAGAAAACGAGCATAGAAAGAgatctttttctcaaacattaATGTTTGATGGG ACAGATCTGACCATGGGCGGTGAAAACGATGAAGGCAATGCATTAAATGTAAAGGACAGCATCGAAATATCTCACAG GCGTGAAACCAAAGCCAGTGTAATTGACGATTACCGCGAAAAAAACGATCTTCTCAACGAAGTTGATTCCAAACATTTAG CCCAGACAAAGCACTTCCAAGGCGACGATTGCTCGATTCCCAATCCCATAACAAGAGACAGGGAAATTCAAAAACTTCTAGGAATAGATAAAGGAGTCGGAAAATATAAGACCAAGCCATCGCAA TAA
- the LOC133528917 gene encoding uncharacterized protein LOC133528917 isoform X2 → MDNFDLATGVLDSWDLLYPISDTYTNRKKRSVKVSNPNLLSSSASLFLKETTYTPVFNSISAGYYPVFGGFYTSYLSEYHRPLIQVTVCPKSSKAVANAHERRKRHKKKTADYSDHSISAKKVYIVVPGKNKDQIGFIETTNAGIYKEISDNKLLSECMIKSYLKDMNKTRKKRSDKTKETENPLQTIPECSPGCAYMNMNKTKNPSPNRSGSASPVRLSYTTGTKPESTIITKTTTLSQKQISKSPDRNSLKNDEARTKSPVRSNQQKTRINIYQSDKTKQNNETPPDRYSVIGKRSIESVISEEKRKSPERYDMSGVDTSRPGRIRITGRLGLTEDDKCVLKCDATLNDKPIPTQFQGADCAMLPLCYEACNEELRSPRKQRDAKVQAKESPMGAHFYAHAATGKESQATQVDFQLIYSTATSRTEDSRRGKVMQKCACVNTVDNSRDIYDKKEDAGIALKKHHSPLIVISVYSKNNESSENSGDTKLALMNTKDKKKDIKKNGRSRSPSPAKNSKKIVEKKSEGRVNASTSKKTVRETARKVTRSKLNQTQSRSTVRTTSTKTKIESRTTKSRSPKAQKTPPQSSRSNSPPITEEANVPEQLKRALIDDFTKTYTEHVNQRNTHFDIPLQTKHNVSNITIDIEGDSEYYNVKLGQDAGKLNTELTVRKPSRRPRAGENTMPTMGETDTTSLENFLYMPENEHRKRSFSQTLMFDGTDLTMGGENDEGNALNVKDSIEISHSPDKALPRRRLLDSQSHNKRQGNSKTSRNR, encoded by the exons ATGGATAATTTCGACCTAGCTACTGGAGTTCTAG ATTCTTGGGATTTGCTTTATCCTATTTCGGATACATACACAAACCGAAAGAAAAGAAGTGTAAAAGTTAGCAATCCAAATTTGCTTTCATCCTCTGCGTcactttttttaaaggaaactacGTATACTCCA GTGTTTAACAGCATATCGGCAGGCTATTACCCAGTGTTTGGTGGCTTTTACACAAGTTATCTCTCAGAATATCATAGGCCTCTCATCCAAGTGACTGTATGTCCAAAATCATCAAAAGCGGTCGCCAACGCCCACGAGAGACGAAAGCGACATAAAAAGAAAACCGCTGACTACTCCGACCATTCCATTTCTGCAAAAAAGGTTTACATCGTTGTACCAGGAAAAAATAAAGATCAAATCGGTTTCATTGAAACTACAAATGCTGGGATCTATAAGGAAATAAGCGATAATAAGTTATTATCGGAATGCATGATAAAGAGCTATTTAAAAGATATGAATAAAACGAGGAAAAAGCGCTCGGACAAGACAAAGGAGACAGAAAATCCATTACAAACTATTCCAGAATGTAGCCCTGGTTGCGCTTATATGAACATGAACAAGACCAAAAATCCATCACCGAATAGGTCAGGTTCCGCATCCCCTGTTAGATTAAGTTACACAACTGGCACGAAACCCGAATCAACCATAATCACTAAGACAACGACTTTGTCTCAAAAACAAATATCGAAATCGCCTGATAGAAACAGTTTGAAGAATGACGAAGCGAGAACAAAATCGCCTGTTCGCTCAAATCAACAAAAGACAAGGATTAACATTTATCAGTCAGATAAAacgaaacaaaataatgaaactcCACCGGACAGATATAGCGTTATCGGCAAGCGTTCGATTGAATCGGTAATTAGTGAAGAAAAGCGAAAGTCACCAGAGAGATACGATATGAGTGGCGTGGATACGAGTCGCCCTGGTCGGATAAGGATTACAGGGCGCCTCGGACTTACTGAAGATGACAAATGCGTCCTAAAATGTGATGCTACTCTTAATGACAAGCCGA ttccaACGCAATTTCAAGGGGCAGATTGCGCTATGCTACCGCTGTGTTACGAAGCTTGTAACGAAGAACTTAG GTCTCCCAGAAAACAGCGTGACGCTAAAGTACAAGCAAAAGAAAGTCCTATGGGAGCCCACTTTTATGCACATGCAGCCACAGG GAAAGAATCTCAAGCAACGCAAGTCGATTTTCAATTGATATACTCAACAGCTACAAGCCGAACAGAAGACTCCAGGCGTGGTAAAGTAATGCAAAAATGTGCTTGCGTAAACACCGTCGATAATTCTAGGGACATATATGATAAAAAAGAAGATGCAGGCATTGCACTCAAGAAACATCATAGTCCTCTTATTGTTATATCTgtttattctaaaaataatgaatcaaGTGAAAATAGCGGTGATACAAAACTCGCACTCATGAACACTaaggataaaaaaaaagatataaaaaaaaatggacgcAGTCGATCTCCTTCGCCAGcaaaaaacagcaaaaaaataGTTGAAAAGAAATCTGAGGGTCGCGTTAATGCATCCACCTCTAAAAAAACTGTCCGTGAAACAGCTAGAAAAGTAACCAGGTCAAAACTTAATCAAACTCAAAGTCGAAGTACTGTCCGAACAACAAGTACCAAAACTAAGATCGAGAGCAGAACTACCAAAAGCAGGTCCCCTAAAGCTCAAAAAACTCCACCACAAAGTAGTCGATCAAATAGCCCTCCAATTACAGAAGAAGCTAATGTTCCTGAACAGCTGAAAAGGGCTTTAATAGACGATTTTACTAAGACTTATACTGAACATGTTAATCAAAGAAATACACATTTTGATATACCACTGCAAACGAAACACAATGTTTCTAATATTACCATTGATATAGAAGGCGATAGTGAATACTACAATGTTAAGCTGGGACAAGATGCTGGGAAGCTGAACACAGAGCTGACCGTTCGCAAGCCGTCTAGAAGACCTCGGGCAGGTGAAAATACTATGCCCACTATGGGAGAGACAGATACCACATCGTTAGAAAACTTTTTATACATGCCAGAAAACGAGCATAGAAAGAgatctttttctcaaacattaATGTTTGATGGG ACAGATCTGACCATGGGCGGTGAAAACGATGAAGGCAATGCATTAAATGTAAAGGACAGCATCGAAATATCTCACAG CCCAGACAAAGCACTTCCAAGGCGACGATTGCTCGATTCCCAATCCCATAACAAGAGACAGGGAAATTCAAAAACTTCTAGGAATAGATAA